Proteins from a genomic interval of Sphingobacterium sp. SYP-B4668:
- the obgE gene encoding GTPase ObgE, whose translation MAQGSNFVDYVKVCCRSGHGGAGSAHLHRDKHTAKGGPDGGDGGRGGHIILRGTSQLWTLLHLKYRKHIIASDGERGGSALRSGAFGKDEILEVPLGTIARDAETGEVLFDITEEGETKILTPGGIGGLGNWHFKSSTQQTPRYCQPGMPGKEQWIILELKVLADVGLVGFPNAGKSTLLSVVSAAKPEIANYPFTTLVPNLGIVAYRDNKSFVMADIPGIIEGASEGKGLGYRFLRHIERNSVLLFMVPADTDRSITEEYNILLKELTAYNPELMDKPKLLAITKADMLDEELEKEMELEVPKDIPYIFISSVSGKNILQLKDMIWKAIHA comes from the coding sequence ATGGCTCAAGGATCAAATTTTGTAGATTACGTGAAGGTGTGTTGCCGATCTGGCCATGGGGGCGCGGGTTCTGCCCACCTACATCGAGACAAGCATACCGCAAAGGGAGGCCCCGATGGAGGTGATGGAGGTCGTGGAGGGCATATTATACTCAGAGGCACTAGTCAACTCTGGACGCTATTGCACCTCAAATATAGAAAACATATCATTGCCTCAGATGGAGAACGAGGTGGTAGTGCATTGCGATCGGGAGCTTTTGGTAAGGATGAGATATTGGAAGTTCCGCTAGGTACTATTGCTAGGGATGCTGAGACAGGTGAGGTGTTGTTTGATATTACCGAAGAGGGAGAGACCAAGATCTTAACACCTGGAGGTATTGGCGGTTTAGGAAACTGGCATTTCAAGTCATCTACCCAACAGACCCCACGCTATTGCCAACCGGGAATGCCAGGAAAGGAGCAATGGATTATCCTAGAGTTGAAGGTCCTTGCTGATGTAGGGCTTGTTGGCTTTCCAAATGCGGGTAAATCTACTTTACTTTCAGTAGTGTCTGCTGCGAAACCCGAAATTGCCAATTATCCTTTTACCACTTTGGTACCCAATCTGGGGATTGTAGCCTATAGAGACAACAAGTCTTTCGTGATGGCGGATATTCCTGGCATCATTGAGGGTGCTTCCGAGGGGAAGGGCTTGGGGTATCGCTTCTTGCGTCACATCGAGCGAAACTCTGTGCTGTTGTTTATGGTTCCGGCGGATACCGACCGTTCAATCACTGAGGAGTACAACATCCTTTTAAAGGAGCTTACAGCTTATAATCCAGAATTGATGGATAAGCCCAAATTGTTGGCTATTACTAAGGCCGATATGCTGGATGAGGAGTTGGAGAAAGAAATGGAACTAGAGGTCCCCAAAGACATCCCATATATCTTTATTTCTTCCGTATCAGGTAAGAATATTCTTCAGCTTAAAGATATGATTTGGAAAGCTATACATGCTTAA